One region of Cardinium endosymbiont of Culicoides punctatus genomic DNA includes:
- a CDS encoding DUF167 domain-containing protein, producing MQMKNEQLLTSNNNICPKAYFLRIYVKPKSHQDKMEGWICKDETNVLQIRIKAPPEAGKANKAIIDLFSRTLDIPKSNIHLVSGSTSRHKTLKIEPWSNQLAEKLPLSKPLPTLF from the coding sequence ATGCAGATGAAAAATGAACAATTATTAACATCTAATAACAATATATGTCCTAAAGCATATTTTTTGCGTATTTATGTAAAACCTAAAAGCCATCAAGATAAAATGGAAGGATGGATATGTAAAGATGAAACCAATGTGTTACAAATACGTATTAAGGCTCCTCCGGAAGCAGGAAAAGCGAATAAAGCCATTATAGATTTATTTTCTAGAACATTAGATATACCCAAAAGTAACATCCATCTAGTAAGTGGATCTACCTCACGTCACAAAACGCTTAAAATAGAACCTTGGTCGAATCAATTAGCTGAAAAATTACCTTTATCTAAGCCATTGCCGACACTCTTCTAA